Proteins encoded together in one Anopheles darlingi chromosome 3, idAnoDarlMG_H_01, whole genome shotgun sequence window:
- the LOC125954314 gene encoding delta-like protein 1 — protein MSHHSTSYPLLIVGVLLQLIALVVPPGLAVRYVPKWKKQACELPTPQNEYSHYVCDDNGDVKCLPGWTGDLCDVPICKKGCDPLQGYCKRPGECRCKLGFYGENCNRCIPLPGCQHGGCQVSFECVCHKGWDGIFCSEPICRSDCHPSRGYCEAPGECRCRLGWAGPTCRDCQVLPGCMHGTCTKPLECKCLPGWTGILCQTPMCAANCSREHGYCRRPGECRCKVGWMGEDCSKCHAYPGCVNGDCRRPWECNCKPGWGGMLCDQELNYCEQNANTCQNGGKCKSLIKEDGYYRCECPTGYKGRNCEIMPMSMTTTTSSTMQPTTAAIDMDTSSEQATSSTVGSESHETYRNSTLPGAASDDFSAEYSSEDLDNEA, from the exons ATGAGTCACCACTCCACCAGCTATCCGCTGCTCATCGTGGGagtactgctgcagctgatcgcCCTGGTAGTGCCCCCGGGCTTGGCCGTCCGCTATGTGCCAAAGTGGAAGAAGCAG GCCTGCGAGCTACCGACACCACAGAACGAATACTCGCACTACGTCTGTGACGATAATGGCGATGTGAAGTGCCTTCCGGGTTGGACCGGTGATCTGTGCGATGTTCCGATCTGCAAGAAGGGTTGCGATCCACTGCAGGGTTACTGTAAGCGACCGGGAGAGTGTCGCTGCAAGCTGGGATTCTACGGTGAAAACTGTAACCGTTGTATCCCGTTGCCCGGATGTCAGCACGGGGGATGCCAGGTTTCGTTCGAATGCGTTTGCCACAAGGGCTGGGATGGAATCTTCTGCTCGGAGC CGATCTGTCGTTCCGATTGCCATCCATCACGAGGATACTGCGAAGCACCGGGTGAGTGTCGCTGCCGGCTAGGATGGGCCGGTCCAACCTGCCGAGATTGCCAGGTGCTGCCGGGTTGTATGCACGGAACGTGCACCAAACCGCTCGAGTGCAAATGTCTGCCAGGATGGACGGGAATACTTTGTCAGACAC CGATGTGTGCCGCCAACTGTAGCCGGGAGCACGGATACTGTCGTCGTCCGGGAGAGTGTCGGTGTAAGGTCGGATGGATGGGTGAAGATTGCAGCAAGTGCCACGCGTACCCCGGCTGCGTTAATGGTGACTGCCGGCGTCCGTGGGAGTGCAATTGCAAGCCAGGCTGGGGAGGAATGCTCTGCGATCAGG AGCTAAACTACTGTGAGCAGAATGCAAATACTTGCCAGAATGGCGGAAAATGCAAGTCACTGATCAAAGAGGATGGCTACTATCGGTGCGAATGTCCTACCGGGTACAAAGGACGAAACTGTGAGATTATGCCGATGtcgatgaccaccaccaccagcagtacgaTGCAACCCACGACAGCGGCGATCGATATGGATACGTCCTCGGAGCAAGCGACCTCATCAACCGTTGGCAGCGAAAGCCATGAAACATACCGCAATTCGACGCTTCCTGGCGCGGCAAGTGACGATTTTAGTGCCGAATACAGCTCGGAAGATCTCGATAACGAGGCCTAG
- the LOC125954338 gene encoding protein lethal(2)k10201, whose protein sequence is MEYTPKAVVLELLQRYARHLPDEEFFREGNLYLKPFVKLGVLSQIPAVPDDNDKDFEICCNVPDCAFFCQSVVDYEAHYNAQHRYTCGECKKTLPNAHLLDLHLSETHDSYFAAQVQAGKGPMYACFLEECKYRSKDVVERRDHCIREHKFPHNFRFDKQSLAHRLISKSPELDTKIGEEETTIVADAMSPPRCRKNFVFGHSRQRTFKACKPTQPKCDILESNRMVVDLLESLPKEQ, encoded by the exons ATGGAATACACTCCGAAAGCGGTTGTGCTGGAGCTGCTTCAGCGATACGCTCGTCATCTTCCGGATGAAGAATTTTTCCGCGAAGGAAACCTGTACCTTAAACCGTTCGTGAAACTCGGCGTCCTTAGCCAAATTCCGGCTGTTCCGGACGATAACGATAAAGATTT TGAAATCTGCTGTAATGTCCCGGATTGTGCGTTCTTTTGTCAATCCGTGGTCGACTACGAGGCTCACTATAACGCGCAGCACCGGTATACGTGTGGGGAATGCAAGAAAACGCTCCCAAACGCTCACCTGTTGGATCTTCATCTTTCCGAAACTCACGATTCATACTTTGCTGCACAGGTTCAGGCAGGTAAAGGGCCGATG TACGCCTGTTTCTTGGAGGAATGTAAATACCGGAGTAAGGACGTCGTTGAGCGACGCGATCACTGCATACGGGAGCACAAGTTTCCCCACAATTTCCGCTTCGATAAGCAGTCCCTGGCACATCGCCTTATTTCCAAATCCCCCGAGCTGGACACAAAAATTGGCGAGGAGGAAACTACTATTGTCGCAGATGCTATGAGTCCACCGCGGTGTAGGAAAAATTTCGTCTTCGGTCACTCGCGGCAACGTACGTTCAAGGCCTGCAAACCCACCCAACCCAAATGTGATATACTCGAGAGCAACCGGATGGTGGTTGATCTGCTGGAAAGCCTACCGAAAGAACAATGA
- the LOC125954332 gene encoding autophagy protein 5: MANDREILRATWEGRIPVHFKLSETETETEPEECFLLVPRMSYFPLVTDKVRKHFLRFISNELQDGEMWLDSAGTPLKWHFPIGVLYDLLIGTDGTLPWHITVHFSKFPDEILISCPNREIVESHFMSSLKEADVLKHRGQVISAMQKKDHNQLWLGLVNDKFDQFWAVNRRLMEPIPDQDGFKHIPVRCYNEDGTYQQKLVAPSTETGQKRTLQDLLDDFSTPVRKAVEARTHGVTVPESTPLQWLSEHLSYPDNFLHLCLLYA, from the exons ATGGCCAACGATCGGGAAATTCTTCGTGCAACCTGGGAAGGGCGAATACCGGTGCATTTCAAATTATCCGAGACGGAAACTGAAACAGAACCCGAAGAGTGTTTTCTCCTCGTCCCCCGGATGAGCTATTTTCCTCTAGTTACTGATAAA GTGCGGAAACACTTTCTACGATTCATTTCGAATGAACTGCAAGACGGGGAGATGTGGCTGGACTCTGCCGGAACACCGCTTAAGTGGCACTTCCCGATAG GTGTTCTTTACGATCTGCTGATAGGCACTGACGGAACACTGCCGTGGCACATTACAGTTCACTTTTCAAAGTTCCCTGACGAAATATTGATCAGCTGTCCCAACAG GGAAATCGTTGAATCACATTTCATGTCTAGTCTCAAAGAAGCCGACGTGCTCAAGCACCGCGGCCAAGTGATTTCCGCTATGCAGAAGAAGGATCACAATCAGCTTTGGTTAGGATTAGTTAATG ATAAGTTTGACCAGTTCTGGGCTGTTAACAGAAGGCTGATGGAACCAATTCCTGATCAGGATGGATTCAAGCACATTCCAGTGCGGTGCTATAACGAG GACGGTACGTACCAGCAGAAACTAGTCGCACCCAGCACCGAAACCGGCCAGAAGCGAACGTTGCAGGATTTGTTGGACGATTTTTCAACACCTGTTAGGAAAGCAG TGGAGGCCCGAACCCATGGCGTTACGGTCCCGGAATCGACACCGCTGCAGTGGCTATCGGAGCACCTCAGCTATCCGGACAACTTTCTGCATCTTTGTCTCCTGTACGCCTAG